The Lactuca sativa cultivar Salinas chromosome 2, Lsat_Salinas_v11, whole genome shotgun sequence genome includes a window with the following:
- the LOC111900212 gene encoding adenylyl-sulfate kinase 3 — MTASAKFSLVYTSSPELDFVHPPPSTKLGFAKFRTTSIGYLRNMTSTSKNLAPIKAMEGSRMPSYVEVKPNGHAVTNDSNDTILHKSLANGMESDNIVWHKSSVDKIDRQELLQQKGCVIWITGLSGSGKSTVACALTGALHARGKLTYILDGDNVRHGLNRDLTFKSEDRAENIRRVGEVAKLFADAGVICIASVISPYRKDRAACRSILPDGDFIEVFMDIPLCVCEARDPKGLYKLARAGKIKGFTGIDDPYEAPLNSEIVLRQEGEVCPPPETMAEKVISYLEEKGYLQA, encoded by the exons ATGACTGCATCTGCAAAATTTTCGTTGGTTTATACTTCTTCGCCGGAGTTGGACTTTGTTCACCCCCCACCGTCAACAAAGCTAGGGTTCGCGAAATTCCGGACAACATCAATTGGTTATCTACGGAATATGACGTCAACCTCGAAGAATTTGGCGCCAATTAAAGCTATGGAAGGTTCGAGAATGCCTTCATATGTTGAAGTCAAGCCGAATGGACATGCAGTTACGAATGATTCGAATG ATACGATTCTTCATAAAAGCTTAGCGAATGGAATGGAATCAGACAATATAGTTTGGCATAAATCTTCGGTCGACAAAATCGATAGACAGGAATTACTTCAGCAAAAAGGCTGTGTTATTTGGATTACTGGCCTAAGTGGTTCAG GGAAAAGCACTGTGGCTTGTGCATTAACAGGAGCCCTTCATGCTCGAGGAAAGCTGACATATATTCTTGATGGTGATAATGTTAGACATGGTCTTAACCGTGACCTAACTTTTAAATCAGAAGATCGAGCAGAGAATATAAGAAGAGTTG GAGAGGTTGCTAAGTTGTTTGCTGATGCTGGAGTTATATGTATAGCTAGTGTTATATCTCCTTACAGAAAAGATCGTGCTGCTTGTCGATCGATACTTCCAGATGGAGACTTTATTGAG GTATTTATGGATATACCTTTATGTGTATGTGAGGCAAGGGATCCAAAAGGGTTATACAAGCTTGCAAGAGCTGGAAAGATTAAAg GTTTTACTGGAATCGATGATCCATATGAAGCACCACTAAACTCTGAG ATTGTGTTACGACAAGAAGGAGAGGTCTGTCCTCCACCTGAAACTATGGCGGAAAAAGTGATTTCTTATTTGGAAGAAAAAGGATATCTACAGGCTTAA